A genomic region of Trifolium pratense cultivar HEN17-A07 linkage group LG3, ARS_RC_1.1, whole genome shotgun sequence contains the following coding sequences:
- the LOC123912903 gene encoding poly(A)-specific ribonuclease PARN isoform X1, producing MKPRKLHSSILSRALSRALSSSTATTTSPQCGSAFPLKTVTVANFEPSLTELRHHVRSSDFVAIDLEMTGVTSSPWRDSFEFDRSDVRYLKVRDSASRFAVVQFGVCPFRWDHSIQSFVAYPYNFFVFPRQELAGFGPCNEFLCQTTSMDFLARYQFDFNACIHEGISYLSREQEREAIRSLNSTHDSEWSDISKLNDVRDAPSVNMADILFTARMKDKFSEWRDGLLQEQNQSGQIQGTRKDSKQQFQEMFFKTHPALKLDGFTSRQLKLIQLVVKKHFKDLSYFNVNNEVSGSQQIVVYTDSEDELNLLLKEVKEENHRAKEAKIQSAVGFRHVIDLLSSEQKLIVGHNCFLDIAHVYSKFIGPLPGTPEEFVASVNKCFPHIADTKILMNTNFMLQERMKKSKKSLAAAFTMFCPQIAGGSKSTELVSPSHVKVNVEVDDSRSSSWNPGGKHEAGYDAFMTGCIFAQLCNDLGVDFKLHESSKQLAFNEKLRKYINHLYLSWMHGDIIDLNTGDKVANSTPSYNLKRRYPKIMFENIVIIWGFPSNIKAGEVRECISKAFGLTAIVSVYHLDATAVFVQFSKTELVSDFLLLKESLERSNGPISVLHPLAKLLEGGNTCAANYDTYKEICGSPLSETLFADQANKVSMKWKTKLIENKISLSSEEHESSCLHDNANDVALNLVEKIKPNKIDQLRNDQSRGQASPSEIEESCVAEANL from the exons ATGAAGCCACGAAAACTTCATTCTTCGATTCTCTCACGTGCGCTATCACGTGCCTTAAGCTCTTCAACCGCAACAACCACGTCCCCGCAATGCGGATCGGCGTTTCCATTGAAGACAGTAACCGTTGCAAACTTTGAACCGTCGTTAACGGAACTCCGGCACCATGTCCGGTCATCGGACTTTGTTGCGATTGACCTCGAGATGACCGGAGTTACCAGTTCTCCCTGGCGTGATTCATTTGAGTTTGATCGCTCTGACGTTCGGTATCTTAAGGTTAGAGACTCCGCGAGCAGGTTCGCCGTTGTTCAATTTGGCGTTTGTCCCTTCCGATGGGATCATTCCATCCAGTCCTTTGTCGCTTATCc GTACAATTTCTTTGTTTTTCCACGTCAGGAGCTTGCAGGTTTTGGCCCATGTAATGAATTTCTCTGCCAGACTACTTCAATGGATTTCTTGGCCAGATACCAGTTTGATTTTAATGCATGCATACATGAAG GAATATCTTATTTGTCCAGAGAACAAGAAAGAGAAGCAATAAGGAGTTTGAATTCAACACATGATAGTGAGTGGTCAGACATTTCTAAATTAAATGATGTTAGGGATGCGCCATCTGTCAACATGGCAGACATTTTATTCACTGCACGAATGAAAGATAAGTTCAGTGAATGGCGTGATGGGTTATTACAGGAGCAAAATCAGTCAGGCCAAATTCAAGGAACTCGAAAAGACTCAAAACAACAATTTCAAGAGATGTTCTTTAAGACGCATCCAGCTCTCAAGCTTGATGGATTCACCTCACGTCAACTTAAGTTGATTCAGTTG GTtgtaaaaaaacacttcaaagaTCTTTCATATTTCAATGTGAACAATGAGGTTTCTGGTTCACAACAAATAGTTGTGTATACGGACTCGGAGGATGAGCTAAACTTACTTCTG AAGGAGGTAAAAGAGGAAAATCACAGGGCAAAAGAGGCGAAGATCCAATCTGCAGTCGGATTTCGCCATGTTATTGATCTTCTTTCGTCAGAACAGAAGTTGATAGTTGGTCATAATTGTTTTCTAG ATATTGCTCATGTCTACAGCAAATTTATCGGTCCTCTTCCTGGGACACCTGAAGAGTTTGTTGCTTCTGTTAACAAGTGCTTTCCACACATTGCGGACACAAAAATACTCATGAACACTAATTTTATGCTCCAAGAAAGAATGAAAAAGTCAAAAAAGTCTCTGGCTGCAGCATTTACTATGTTTTGTCCACAAATTGCTGGAGGCTCCAAAAGCACTGAGCTAGTTTCACCATCCCATGTGAAAGTAAATGTTGAAGTTGATGATTCAAG ATCGTCTAGCTGGAACCCTGGTGGCAAGCATGAGGCTGGATATGATGCTTTCATGACTGGATGCATTTTTGCCCAATTATGCAATGATTTAGGAGTCGATTTTAAACTCCACGAATCTTCAAAACAATTAGCTTTCAATGAGAAACTACGGAAATACATTAATCATCTATATCTTAGTTGGATGCACGGCGATATTATTGATCTAAATACAGGTGATAAAGTTGCAAATTCTACACCAAGCTATAACCTCAAGAGACGGTACCCAAAGATTATGTTCGAGAACATTGTTATTATTTGGGGATTTCCTTCTAATATTAAGGCTGGCGAAGTACGCGAGTGTATATCTAAAGCTTTTGGTCTAACTGCTATAGTTTCTGTCTACCACTTGGATGCAACAGCAGTTTTCGTTCAGTTTAGCAAAACTGAACTAGTTTCCGACTTTCTTTTATTGAAGGAAAGCTTAGAGAGAAGTAATGGTCCAATCTCGGTTTTGCATCCGCTGGCAAAACTTTTGGAAGGTGGAAATACATGTGCTGCTAATTATGATACTTATAAAGAAATTTGTGGTTCACCCTTATCTGAAACTCTATTCGCTGATCAAGCAAACAAAGTTTCTATGAAGTGGAAAACCAAATTGATTGAAAACAAGATATCATTAAGTAGCGAAGAACATGAAAGTTCATGTTTACATGATAATGCAAATGATGTAGCTTTGAATCTTGTAGAAAAGATCAAGCCAAACAAAATTGATCAGTTAAGAAATGATCAATCCCGTGGGCAAGCCTCCCCATCTGAGATTGAAGAATCCTGTGTTGCCGAAGCCAATTTGTGA
- the LOC123912903 gene encoding poly(A)-specific ribonuclease PARN isoform X2, whose amino-acid sequence MADILFTARMKDKFSEWRDGLLQEQNQSGQIQGTRKDSKQQFQEMFFKTHPALKLDGFTSRQLKLIQLVVKKHFKDLSYFNVNNEVSGSQQIVVYTDSEDELNLLLKEVKEENHRAKEAKIQSAVGFRHVIDLLSSEQKLIVGHNCFLDIAHVYSKFIGPLPGTPEEFVASVNKCFPHIADTKILMNTNFMLQERMKKSKKSLAAAFTMFCPQIAGGSKSTELVSPSHVKVNVEVDDSRSSSWNPGGKHEAGYDAFMTGCIFAQLCNDLGVDFKLHESSKQLAFNEKLRKYINHLYLSWMHGDIIDLNTGDKVANSTPSYNLKRRYPKIMFENIVIIWGFPSNIKAGEVRECISKAFGLTAIVSVYHLDATAVFVQFSKTELVSDFLLLKESLERSNGPISVLHPLAKLLEGGNTCAANYDTYKEICGSPLSETLFADQANKVSMKWKTKLIENKISLSSEEHESSCLHDNANDVALNLVEKIKPNKIDQLRNDQSRGQASPSEIEESCVAEANL is encoded by the exons ATGGCAGACATTTTATTCACTGCACGAATGAAAGATAAGTTCAGTGAATGGCGTGATGGGTTATTACAGGAGCAAAATCAGTCAGGCCAAATTCAAGGAACTCGAAAAGACTCAAAACAACAATTTCAAGAGATGTTCTTTAAGACGCATCCAGCTCTCAAGCTTGATGGATTCACCTCACGTCAACTTAAGTTGATTCAGTTG GTtgtaaaaaaacacttcaaagaTCTTTCATATTTCAATGTGAACAATGAGGTTTCTGGTTCACAACAAATAGTTGTGTATACGGACTCGGAGGATGAGCTAAACTTACTTCTG AAGGAGGTAAAAGAGGAAAATCACAGGGCAAAAGAGGCGAAGATCCAATCTGCAGTCGGATTTCGCCATGTTATTGATCTTCTTTCGTCAGAACAGAAGTTGATAGTTGGTCATAATTGTTTTCTAG ATATTGCTCATGTCTACAGCAAATTTATCGGTCCTCTTCCTGGGACACCTGAAGAGTTTGTTGCTTCTGTTAACAAGTGCTTTCCACACATTGCGGACACAAAAATACTCATGAACACTAATTTTATGCTCCAAGAAAGAATGAAAAAGTCAAAAAAGTCTCTGGCTGCAGCATTTACTATGTTTTGTCCACAAATTGCTGGAGGCTCCAAAAGCACTGAGCTAGTTTCACCATCCCATGTGAAAGTAAATGTTGAAGTTGATGATTCAAG ATCGTCTAGCTGGAACCCTGGTGGCAAGCATGAGGCTGGATATGATGCTTTCATGACTGGATGCATTTTTGCCCAATTATGCAATGATTTAGGAGTCGATTTTAAACTCCACGAATCTTCAAAACAATTAGCTTTCAATGAGAAACTACGGAAATACATTAATCATCTATATCTTAGTTGGATGCACGGCGATATTATTGATCTAAATACAGGTGATAAAGTTGCAAATTCTACACCAAGCTATAACCTCAAGAGACGGTACCCAAAGATTATGTTCGAGAACATTGTTATTATTTGGGGATTTCCTTCTAATATTAAGGCTGGCGAAGTACGCGAGTGTATATCTAAAGCTTTTGGTCTAACTGCTATAGTTTCTGTCTACCACTTGGATGCAACAGCAGTTTTCGTTCAGTTTAGCAAAACTGAACTAGTTTCCGACTTTCTTTTATTGAAGGAAAGCTTAGAGAGAAGTAATGGTCCAATCTCGGTTTTGCATCCGCTGGCAAAACTTTTGGAAGGTGGAAATACATGTGCTGCTAATTATGATACTTATAAAGAAATTTGTGGTTCACCCTTATCTGAAACTCTATTCGCTGATCAAGCAAACAAAGTTTCTATGAAGTGGAAAACCAAATTGATTGAAAACAAGATATCATTAAGTAGCGAAGAACATGAAAGTTCATGTTTACATGATAATGCAAATGATGTAGCTTTGAATCTTGTAGAAAAGATCAAGCCAAACAAAATTGATCAGTTAAGAAATGATCAATCCCGTGGGCAAGCCTCCCCATCTGAGATTGAAGAATCCTGTGTTGCCGAAGCCAATTTGTGA